Proteins found in one Methanospirillum hungatei JF-1 genomic segment:
- a CDS encoding helix-turn-helix transcriptional regulator has product MKNKIKVFRAMHDMTQEDLAREVGVTRQTILAIEKGKYDPSLELAFKMARRFHVTIEEIFVFEESSP; this is encoded by the coding sequence AGATCAAGGTTTTCAGAGCTATGCATGACATGACTCAGGAAGACCTTGCACGGGAAGTTGGCGTGACAAGACAGACCATTCTTGCAATAGAGAAGGGAAAATATGATCCTTCCCTTGAGTTAGCCTTTAAAATGGCACGCCGGTTCCATGTTACCATCGAAGAGATATTTGTATTTGAAGAATCTTCTCCTTGA
- a CDS encoding SLC13 family permease: MIAIRQVGRFSFSIWQVMLAGAVLTLITGQISPYDAILAINPGVMLFLFGMFIVGEGVKNSGLLEDCITWICRHASSGTMLLVLIIGTMGLLSAVLMNDTIAIIGAPLILILAGRLGVSKPGAMIALCFSVTTGSVFSPIGNPQNYLIASYVPDLSPYLLFFSGLFIPTLLSLGVIFLFLRPLFREVSNPAEGCRFGEISPDTKPWPVYLSFLCIFTGIGLQIISGLFQMGWAVPIEWIAITAAIPVLVFSKERIRLLRNIDWHTLIFFAAMFVLMQSVYNTGFFQGLIPETGGTDILLVLVAGILFSQVISNVPFVALFQPLLLSSGVSPSIVLALASGSTIAGNLTILGAASNVIIVQQAERQGVHISMRLFCRYGIPVTFFQMCIYAVFLMAIPYESI; the protein is encoded by the coding sequence CTGATTGCAATCCGTCAGGTCGGCCGGTTTTCCTTCTCGATATGGCAGGTTATGCTGGCCGGGGCAGTTCTGACTCTTATTACCGGACAGATATCACCGTATGATGCGATCCTGGCCATCAACCCCGGAGTCATGCTCTTTTTGTTTGGCATGTTCATCGTTGGAGAAGGGGTAAAAAACAGCGGACTTTTGGAAGACTGTATCACGTGGATCTGCCGGCATGCATCATCAGGTACCATGCTTCTGGTTCTCATCATCGGGACCATGGGACTATTATCAGCAGTTTTGATGAATGACACCATCGCTATTATCGGAGCACCCCTCATCCTGATTCTGGCCGGGCGACTTGGGGTCTCAAAACCCGGAGCAATGATTGCCCTCTGCTTTTCGGTTACAACCGGAAGTGTATTCAGCCCTATCGGAAATCCCCAGAATTATCTCATCGCCTCATATGTTCCAGATCTGTCCCCGTATCTCCTCTTTTTTTCAGGCCTTTTTATTCCGACTCTCCTCTCCCTCGGTGTGATCTTCCTCTTCCTGCGTCCGCTTTTCAGGGAAGTCAGTAACCCTGCTGAAGGATGCAGATTCGGGGAGATATCTCCGGATACCAAACCATGGCCGGTGTATCTCTCCTTTCTTTGTATATTCACCGGTATCGGACTGCAGATTATCAGCGGGCTTTTTCAGATGGGGTGGGCAGTTCCTATCGAGTGGATTGCAATCACCGCCGCCATTCCGGTTCTGGTTTTTTCAAAAGAGCGGATAAGACTTCTGAGAAATATCGACTGGCACACCCTCATCTTCTTTGCAGCGATGTTTGTCCTGATGCAGAGTGTGTATAATACCGGGTTCTTCCAAGGGCTGATACCGGAGACAGGAGGGACGGACATTCTGCTTGTGTTGGTTGCAGGGATTCTGTTCTCACAGGTTATTTCAAATGTCCCTTTTGTAGCTCTCTTCCAGCCGCTCCTGTTATCATCGGGAGTTTCCCCATCAATCGTTCTGGCTCTTGCGTCAGGAAGCACCATCGCAGGAAACCTTACCATTCTCGGTGCAGCCAGCAATGTCATCATCGTCCAGCAGGCAGAGCGACAGGGAGTTCATATTTCCATGAGATTATTCTGCAGATATGGTATTCCGGTGACATTCTTTCAGATGTGTATCTATGCGGTTTTTCTGATGGCAATACCCTACGAAAGCATCTGA
- a CDS encoding response regulator, whose product MSGILVVDDKPAHRDQIAEILTNAGYLVTGKASSGAEAITMFHQMEPDLVTLDLIMPDMNGMDLLRIMKGTSPMVSFLICTSICHEMIADLAKRSGADALFHKPISDSSLLAAVSKILGAPHQEKEA is encoded by the coding sequence ATGTCAGGAATACTGGTCGTTGATGACAAGCCCGCGCACCGGGATCAGATTGCGGAGATACTCACCAATGCCGGATATCTGGTAACCGGTAAAGCCTCGTCAGGGGCTGAAGCGATAACCATGTTTCATCAGATGGAACCAGACCTGGTAACACTGGATCTTATCATGCCTGATATGAACGGTATGGATCTCCTCAGGATCATGAAGGGGACAAGTCCAATGGTATCATTTCTCATCTGCACGTCCATCTGCCATGAGATGATTGCAGACCTTGCAAAGCGATCCGGTGCTGATGCTCTTTTTCACAAACCTATCTCTGATTCATCACTTCTTGCAGCAGTTTCCAAAATCCTGGGAGCACCGCACCAGGAAAAGGAAGCTTAA